The DNA sequence TCCCCTTTTTTTCTTAGTCGTGCGTGCCTTTTGTTCAATTTGGCTTTTATCTGCACGTCTGTCTCCAATCGCAGTCCTTCTTCTGTCACGATAAGAGATTCGGAAATGTTTTTGTAATAATGCTCATACAGTTTTGCCAGCTCTTCCATCGCTTCAGGCAGCGGATAATGATTTTTTCGAACCCTTTCCAAAAGAACGACGGCCTCTTCCGGTTTCTTCTGCTTTCTTTTATTAAGGGCGAGGCGGTAAATTCTCTGCTGGGACGGTTTTTCGGCTTTTCGTTCCGCTTCAAGCCAGTGCCACTCTGCTTTTTTAAATTGTTTGAGTGATTCCCACCAATGGGCGGCCGCCTCATGCTCCTGAGGGCTTGTATGGGTTGATTCGGCCGTTAATTTTTCCGCGAGCAGTGTATAAAGCTGCACGAGCGAGCGTACATCCTGGTCATGGTGATCAATAATTCCTTGTAAAGGTGCAGGATCATCCGACTGCAGATAATCAAAATAAAGCAGCGGAGCCAGGCTCCCCGGAGTGTCACCTGTCCGCTTTTGACCGAGCTTTTCTGCTTCTACGATAGAAAGCCGGCAGGACGGAAGTTCCTCTTTCCAGAACCTTCTCGCAGCGTGGAGAAGATCAATATGGCCGGTTTCCGGAAGTTTAGGCAGCTCCCTTCTTAGAAAAGCATGACGGGAACGGACCTGCGGCCAATCGAATGATTTTCCATTGTAGGAAACGAGGATATCATCTTCTTCAAAATCCTCCAGAAACCCTCCTAAAAAGGCAGCTTCGTTTTCAGGTCCCGGGAGAAAATGCTGAGTAACTTCTATGCCAAGAGGATTCACTCTTGCATAACCGATTAAAAAGATGACCGTTCCTGCTCCGGTGGAGAGCCCGGTCGTTTCCGTGTCAAAAAAAAGCAGTTTTTCCACCGGCTGTTTAAACTGAAGCGGGTGAACTTCTGAATCCCCCTGCCAGAAAGACTCCAGTTTTTTCATTCTTTCATAAAGCGAAGGGTCACTCCATTCATAAACGATCTTTCTTCTGTAGGATCTTCCGTCTTCCAGATAAAACGGATAAAACCCAATATTGGAAAGGGCAGATTTATCTTCAGCCGATTCGTATACGTCCGGGCCCGCTTCTTTTTCTTCCGGTAAATGCGTTTTCATTCTCATCAGCTTTTTTTTCAGGCTCACTCTTCTTCCTCCTCGCTCACAAAGCTTAAAAGCTTCAATACCCAGGCTTTTACCTTCATGCTTTCATCCGAACCAGGTATTCCAGTACAGGAAGGGCATCCGCCTTCGCAGGGACAGTGCCAGACATAATCGAGAGCTTTTTCCAAAACAAGCTGGGACTGGTCAAAAACTTTGGAAGCAAGGCCGATGCCTCCCGGATACCTGTCATAGAGATAAACAGTAGGAAGTTCTGCATGAACAGATTT is a window from the Alkalicoccus halolimnae genome containing:
- a CDS encoding ribonuclease H-like domain-containing protein, with amino-acid sequence MSLKKKLMRMKTHLPEEKEAGPDVYESAEDKSALSNIGFYPFYLEDGRSYRRKIVYEWSDPSLYERMKKLESFWQGDSEVHPLQFKQPVEKLLFFDTETTGLSTGAGTVIFLIGYARVNPLGIEVTQHFLPGPENEAAFLGGFLEDFEEDDILVSYNGKSFDWPQVRSRHAFLRRELPKLPETGHIDLLHAARRFWKEELPSCRLSIVEAEKLGQKRTGDTPGSLAPLLYFDYLQSDDPAPLQGIIDHHDQDVRSLVQLYTLLAEKLTAESTHTSPQEHEAAAHWWESLKQFKKAEWHWLEAERKAEKPSQQRIYRLALNKRKQKKPEEAVVLLERVRKNHYPLPEAMEELAKLYEHYYKNISESLIVTEEGLRLETDVQIKAKLNKRHARLRKKGDKL